From a single Anomaloglossus baeobatrachus isolate aAnoBae1 chromosome 4, aAnoBae1.hap1, whole genome shotgun sequence genomic region:
- the RAB11FIP1 gene encoding rab11 family-interacting protein 1 produces the protein MALAQQAQTWFPTHVQVTVLQAMGLRSKGKAGTNDAYAIIQLGKEKYSTTVAEKCQAPVWKEEASFEVPLLHNNNQERCTVHVIVMHRALVGMDKFLGQLDLNLWELHQTKNRRKVQWYPLKSKPGKKEKERGQIEVEVEFKRNNMTASMFDLSMKEKSRSPFGKLKEKIKGKRSDGLPDTASAIVPSANQYGDDSDEEVPHGEKKKSKLKNLFSKPGLKKNSMSQSMSVLPTLPPSPSQRTVLKPGDFSSDFNQASGSPVSERRFPNFPTIMTHKRTASADTKQWNQVTSGNKKEGLSFFTGMKSKNDPITRSNLCINGNHVYNEEPEPKSDSPKDNSLTNSPQIMRRNPMYGSEENVSFKPPKETPSASTTIPDRGMSSSSSNSSLKSELAKPETSQAEESKYKVPPVSSDLPKETKESKKPESKKSSLLSLVTGRKETPKSSEVEHFNNVPIKKEEPKTSGTRQPADTQTKKNLYNPFDEDLEEEKKPEPFSPERNAKTSAVKPRKDVSSEAETKARLSSSSLSGTSFLAASFYGGQGTPEADLHYPSDLPQSNSSHSLSKASSPPRSPTLSEGNKASTAEPEKPSVPLFWRSGISSTKQSEKSDSKEVNVVTPFAEKNKPKKTYVKSLLDQLKGKSSNTDENVVDADLVRGILPALSETSSFYEEPQAPTESNSTLAFGYERNEEEFSPHLGGKDIKVKSTETTEKSNDYVEVPKPPPRVQSGPKKESEEQKPVPPKPAPRSAKLNKTQDPVSDSTTITQSPQPKERSSSDRIMEKTSQASASPTDSMVNSGQTLTNMKMTTTLNEDYSYRLDELPVIPENPEGTSDDEQLDDKENKKLTIESGLQSSVKTNKDTMYTEYGLVEGRVLEKMCDKNMADIETSNEEKSSKVKDEMSDSAHQISPDTVPSQSFPSSSPSISIPSDKPSDPSVESPTIPTIDVSDKVEASGKKKLLRAWVSPSETHPIPTVQSGGPVSSRQRTNPVKPMNAQNKNVSNFPQPIKSHENAYNSKKYDSSDPASAYAQLTHDELIQLVLKQKDIISKKDSQVRELEDYIDNLLVRVMEATPNILRNGSKKAARI, from the exons ATCATCCAGCTGGGCAAGGAGAAGTACTCCACCACCGTGGCCGAGAAGTGCCAGGCGCCGGTGTGGAAGGAGGAGGCCAGCTTCGAGGTGCCGCTGCTGCACAACAACAACCAGGAGCGCTGCACCGTGCACGTCATCGTCATGCACCGGGCGCTGGTGGGGATGGACAAGTTCCTGGGCCAACTGGACCTCAACCTGTGGGAGCTGCACCAGACCAAGAACCGGAGGAAGGTCCA aTGGTATCCCCTGAAATCAAAGCCTGGAAAGAAGGAAAAAGAACGTGGTCAGATTGAAGTCGAAGTAGAGTTCAAAAGGAACAACATGACGGCGAGCATGTTTGATCTGTCCATGAAAGAAAAATCTCGCTCACCCTTTGGGAAACTCAAGGAGAAAATTAAAGGAAAGCGTTCAGATGGGCTCCCAGATACGGCTTCAGCCATCGTTCCAAGCGCCAATCAATATGGAGATGACAGTGATGAGGAAGTTCCACATGGAGAGAAGAAGAAATCGAAGCTGAAAAACTTGTTTTCCAAACCGGGACTGAAGAAAAACTCCATGTCCCAATCCATGTCTGTCTTGCCCACACTTCCACCATCTCCATCTCAAAGAACCGTGCTTAAACCTGGTGATTTTTCATCGGATTTCAACCAAGCGTCAGGATCTCCAGTGTCTGAGA GACGGTTTCCAAATTTTCCCACAATTATGACGCATAAAAGAACGGCAAGTGCAGACACAAAGCAGTGGAACCAGGTCACTTCAGGAAACAAAAAGGAGGGACTTTCCTTCTTCACCGGCATGAAGTCAAAGAATGATCCTATCACTCGTTCTAATTTGTGTATTAATGGAAATCATGTGTACAATGAAGAGCCTGAACCAAAAAGTGACAGTCCCAAGGACAATTCTCTGACCAACTCCCCACAGATCATGCGTAGAAATCCTATGTATGGATCAGAGGAAAATGTTTCATTTAAGCCACCCAAGGAAACTCCTAGTGCTTCTACTACCATTCCTGACAGAGGCATGAGCTCCTCCAGCTCCAACTCTTCTCTGAAATCTGAACTGGCGAAACCTGAGACTTCACAGGCTGAAGAATCCAAATACAAAGTACCGCCTGTATCTTCTGATCTACCAAAAGAGACCAAGGAAAGCAAAAAGCCGGAAAGTAAGAAGTCCTCCTTGTTGTCGTTAGTCACTGGGAGAAAAGAAACTCCCAAATCCTCTGAGGTTGAGCACTTTAATAATGTGCCTATAAAGAAAGAAGAACCGAAAACAAGCGGCACTCGACAGCCCGCAGATACGCAGACTAAAAAGAACTTGTATAATCCATTTGATGAAGATCTTGAAGAGGAAAAGAAACCAGAGCCCTTTTCTCCAGAGAGAAATGCTAAAACCTCAGCTGTGAAACCCAG AAAGGACGTGTCTTCAGAGGCTGAAACCAAAGCCAGGCTCTCTTCTTCATCTCTCTCTGGCACTTCTTTTCTTGCTGCTTCTTTCTATGGTGGGCAGGGCACTCCTGAGGCCGATTTACATTATCCAAGTGACCTACCTCAGAGCAACAGCTCTCATTCACTTAGTAAGGCTTCTTCACCTCCAAGAAGCCCAACATTAAGTGAAGGAAATAAAGCATCCACTGCTGAGCCTGAAAAGCCTTCAGTACCTCTCTTCTGGAGATCAGGTATAAGTTCAACCAAACAGTCAGAAAAAAGTGACTCTAAAGAAGTGAATGTAGTTACCCCTTTTGCtgaaaaaaataaaccaaaaaagaCTTATGTAAAGAGTCTTCTTGACCAACTTAAAGGAAAGTCATCAAACACAGATGAGAATGTAGTGGATGCAGATTTAGTGAGGGGGATATTGCCTGCGCTCTCAGAGACATCATCTTTTTATGAAGAACCTCAAGCTCCAACAGAGAGCAACTCTACATTGGCATTTGGTTATGAAAGAAATGAAGAGGAGTTTTCTCCACACCTTGGTGGTAAAGACATTAAAGTAAAATCTACTGAAACTACAGAAAAATCCAATGACTATGTAGAAGTGCCAAAGCCACCCCCAAGAGTTCAGTCTGGCCCCAAGAAAGAGTCTGAAGAACAGAAACCAGTGCCACCAAAGCCTGCACCCAGAAGTGCCAAACTGAACAAAACTCAGGATCCTGTGTCTGACAGTACAACCATCACTCAATCTCCTCAACCTAAAGAGCGTTCTTCATCAGACCGCATCATGGAGAAAACTTCTCAAGCAAGTGCTTCACCTACTGATAGCATGGTCAACTCTGGACAGACATTAACCAACATGAAAATGACCACTACTCTGAATGAAGACTACAGTTACAGGTTGGATGAGCTTCCTGTCATTCCTGAAAATCCAGAAGGCACTTCAGATGATGAGCAGCTAGATGATAAAGAGAACAAGAAATTAACAATAGAAAGTGGTCTACAGTCCTCTGTTAAGACAAATAAAGACACCATGTATACAGAATATGGTCTGGTCGAAGGCAGGGTATTGGAAAAAATGTGTGACAAGAACATGGCTGACATAGAGACCTCTAATGAAGAGAAGTCTTCTAAAGTAAAAGATGAGATGAGTGATTCAGCCCACCAGATTTCCCCTGATACTGTGCCCTCACAAAGCTTTCCTAGTTCTTCCCCTTCTATTTCTATTCCAAGTGATAAACCTAGTGATCCTAGTGTAGAGTCACCGACAATCCCAACCATTGACGTTTCTGATAAAGTGGAAGCATCTGGCAAGAAGAAGCTGCTGCGGGCGTGGGTTTCACCCTCTGAAACACATCCGATCCCTACAGTGCAGAGCGGTGGACCAGTGTCTTCTCGACAAAG GACAAATCCCGTGAAACCAATGAACGCACAGAACAAAAATGTTTCCAACTTCCCCCAGCCTATCAAAAGTCATGAGAATGCCTATAACAGCAAG